In Fodinibius saliphilus, a genomic segment contains:
- a CDS encoding class I SAM-dependent DNA methyltransferase, with protein MSTIEYPEYSKLADIYDSVMQDVNYDLWADFIDALMLNHHPNPETVLELACGTGSLALSLDELECYDILGTDKSPHMITKAREKNKEMRCNVDFEVMDFLDINLDQTFDIVVSVFDSINYLHSPEEIKQFLKEVKVVLDSQSLLIFDFTTPKNSMRAIDYLHNEEGYTDDGYHFFRKSTYDSGDQIHVNDFKIRKLAEDRETVLAEYQESHSQRAYTLEQMLDIIDETAYNLIAKYSDFEFEEADEHSLRITMVLQCPNIQ; from the coding sequence ATGAGTACTATTGAATATCCGGAATATTCTAAACTAGCCGATATCTATGATTCCGTCATGCAGGATGTCAACTATGACCTTTGGGCTGATTTTATTGATGCCCTAATGTTAAATCATCATCCTAATCCTGAAACAGTATTAGAACTAGCCTGTGGTACCGGTTCTCTGGCCCTTTCTCTTGACGAGTTAGAATGCTATGACATTTTAGGGACTGACAAATCTCCCCACATGATCACCAAAGCACGAGAAAAAAATAAAGAAATGAGATGTAACGTCGACTTTGAGGTCATGGACTTCCTCGATATCAATCTGGATCAAACCTTTGATATTGTTGTTTCTGTATTTGATAGTATCAATTATTTACATTCCCCTGAAGAGATAAAACAGTTTTTAAAAGAAGTTAAAGTGGTGCTAGATTCGCAAAGTCTGTTAATATTTGATTTTACGACCCCTAAAAACTCAATGCGTGCAATAGATTATTTGCATAACGAAGAAGGATATACTGATGACGGATATCATTTCTTTCGGAAAAGCACCTATGATTCCGGTGATCAAATTCATGTTAATGATTTTAAGATTCGAAAACTCGCAGAGGATCGAGAAACTGTATTAGCTGAATACCAGGAATCACACAGTCAACGCGCCTATACCCTTGAACAAATGCTTGATATTATCGATGAAACAGCGTATAACTTAATAGCGAAATATAGCGACTTCGAATTTGAAGAAGCAGATGAACATAGTTTACGAATCACAATGGTTTTACAATGTCCCAACATTCAGTAA